The Kiritimatiellia bacterium genome window below encodes:
- a CDS encoding alpha/beta hydrolase-fold protein, translating into MKRHACLLLAAIGSVNVADVRAEPAWNLYSIGVAWTQNVGFGTSVFVAGSADSLGAWTPTGAVKLRWTPGNVWTGRVAIPAGATTEYKFIWRSTATNRICDPSNVTWMPDVSPTQQNLGAYAPPVPPPPYAGKTIYYLSGLTNVAVVYRIAGTNWGGAPMEPIGPGRAPAEYLYRATGIGSAGAPLEFVLNGYLNGTQYWDNAPVPNPINGLPNYYTLLDSFVLQDGQIYDYFPPPSPSAPFLFITNVSSTVSGIPSRTIRIRLPRGYVQNTWKRYPVLYMHDGQNIFDPGGPFGSWSANTASDREISQGRMREVIIVGIDNADRRVEYIPDGDRYNATTAMGRASAYLQFVVQNVKPTLDYHFRTLPDWRNTGVMGSSLGGIISIYFGFETNVFGIVGAMSPGFGRATNYAAAFPSKPKRPLRVYIDTGTNEGLVGQPPDTSYWEPVLAGYDGLLAQGYTPGIDLMWSAGCGHVHNEAAWSNRLPGAFRFLFPPTDEPNRLQHLAHPPSFRSVESIGSTALIRHDAIARHAYILESSAAPDGPWDAISTTAPFSAAWSYPLATSWLAAPQGFYRLRVEARP; encoded by the coding sequence ATGAAAAGACATGCTTGTCTTCTCCTCGCCGCGATCGGATCGGTGAATGTAGCCGACGTGCGCGCGGAACCGGCCTGGAACCTTTATTCCATCGGTGTGGCCTGGACACAAAACGTAGGATTCGGGACGTCGGTATTCGTCGCCGGCAGCGCGGATTCGCTGGGCGCGTGGACGCCTACGGGTGCCGTCAAATTGCGCTGGACGCCGGGAAACGTCTGGACGGGCAGAGTCGCCATTCCCGCCGGCGCGACGACGGAATACAAATTCATCTGGCGCAGCACCGCTACGAACCGGATTTGCGATCCGTCGAATGTGACATGGATGCCGGATGTCTCGCCGACGCAACAGAACCTGGGCGCCTACGCCCCACCTGTGCCGCCGCCGCCCTATGCGGGCAAGACGATCTACTACCTGTCCGGACTGACGAATGTCGCCGTCGTGTACCGCATCGCAGGGACAAACTGGGGCGGGGCGCCCATGGAGCCCATCGGACCGGGTCGTGCGCCCGCGGAGTACCTCTATCGCGCTACGGGTATCGGCTCCGCCGGCGCCCCCTTGGAATTTGTCCTCAATGGATATCTCAACGGGACGCAATACTGGGACAATGCACCCGTGCCGAACCCCATCAATGGACTTCCGAATTACTACACTTTATTGGACTCGTTTGTTCTCCAGGACGGCCAGATCTACGACTACTTCCCGCCGCCTTCCCCGAGCGCGCCGTTCCTGTTCATCACGAATGTCAGCTCCACCGTGTCCGGAATTCCAAGCCGGACCATTCGGATCCGGCTTCCGCGCGGATACGTCCAAAATACGTGGAAGCGATACCCGGTGCTCTATATGCATGACGGCCAGAACATCTTCGATCCCGGCGGTCCGTTCGGTTCCTGGAGCGCCAACACGGCCAGCGACCGCGAAATCAGCCAGGGCCGCATGAGGGAGGTGATCATCGTTGGCATCGACAATGCGGACCGACGCGTCGAATACATCCCCGACGGAGATCGCTACAACGCAACCACCGCCATGGGTCGCGCTTCGGCGTATCTCCAATTCGTGGTGCAGAACGTCAAACCGACGCTCGATTATCATTTCCGAACGCTGCCCGACTGGCGAAATACGGGGGTCATGGGCTCCTCGCTGGGCGGGATCATCAGCATCTATTTCGGCTTTGAAACGAATGTTTTTGGCATCGTGGGGGCCATGTCGCCCGGCTTCGGGCGCGCGACCAATTACGCGGCCGCCTTTCCATCCAAACCCAAGCGCCCGTTGCGAGTGTATATCGACACCGGCACAAATGAGGGCCTTGTGGGCCAGCCGCCGGATACATCGTATTGGGAGCCGGTCCTCGCCGGATACGATGGTCTGCTGGCCCAGGGCTACACGCCGGGCATTGATCTAATGTGGAGTGCCGGATGCGGCCACGTCCATAATGAAGCCGCATGGTCAAATCGCCTGCCTGGCGCGTTTCGATTTTTGTTCCCTCCGACTGACGAACCCAATCGCCTGCAACACCTCGCGCATCCCCCCTCGTTCCGCTCGGTGGAATCCATCGGCTCCACTGCATTGATCCGGCACGATGCGATCGCCCGGCATGCCTACATCCTGGAATCTTCTGCCGCGCCGGACGGACCCTGGGATGCCATCTCAACGACCGCGCCATTCTCCGCCGCTTGGTCCTATCCGCTGGCAACCAGTTGGCTAGCTGCGCCGCAAGGTTTTTACCGGCTACGCGTCGAGGCCCGGCCCTGA
- a CDS encoding LacI family transcriptional regulator — protein MNAPSNEGSPASARIKKPTITDVARAAGVSPAAVSYVLNGRLREVSQATAEKILQKVRELGYVKNLAAASLTGQRSRMLAAIIPQVFDPQHSGPEPPINPFYGEFLIRLEYEAQQRGYAVCFHTGRKEETVQFLLQRNMDAAVFVGFSEDALPNLLKNPGIRCVLFDSAGHFPAHGHVRTNEQKGGYLAAERLIDIGRRRLLFVGGKPTGAPDDVVSERYRGARMACELAGVQMEFLETAVTYDAGLYAAQRIIDMAVDGVVTVADVVAAGIIDGLSRLGRNVPGDVAVMGYDNLPICQYTRPQLSSIDQGLREKVRAVMDLIEHPEPGAVRMIDPTRVLRQSA, from the coding sequence ATGAACGCGCCCTCGAATGAAGGATCGCCTGCCTCGGCTCGCATCAAGAAGCCAACGATCACGGATGTAGCCCGTGCGGCTGGCGTTTCGCCAGCCGCGGTTTCTTATGTTCTCAATGGCCGTCTCAGGGAGGTTTCCCAGGCGACGGCTGAAAAAATTTTGCAGAAGGTGCGAGAACTCGGCTATGTCAAAAATCTCGCGGCCGCCTCGCTGACCGGGCAACGCTCGCGGATGCTCGCGGCCATTATTCCGCAAGTGTTCGATCCGCAGCACTCGGGCCCCGAACCGCCCATCAATCCGTTTTACGGCGAATTTCTGATCCGTCTCGAATATGAGGCGCAACAGCGCGGATATGCGGTCTGCTTCCACACGGGGCGGAAGGAGGAGACCGTGCAGTTCCTTCTGCAGCGGAACATGGATGCGGCGGTCTTCGTCGGCTTTTCGGAGGATGCCCTGCCCAACTTGCTCAAAAATCCGGGCATCCGGTGTGTGCTGTTCGATTCGGCCGGACACTTTCCCGCCCACGGCCACGTCCGCACCAACGAGCAAAAGGGCGGTTATCTCGCAGCCGAACGCCTCATCGACATCGGACGGCGCCGTCTGCTGTTTGTCGGCGGGAAACCCACCGGCGCGCCGGACGACGTAGTGTCCGAGCGTTATCGCGGCGCCCGCATGGCGTGCGAACTGGCCGGGGTTCAAATGGAGTTCCTCGAAACCGCTGTCACCTACGATGCCGGCCTTTACGCCGCGCAGCGGATCATCGACATGGCGGTCGACGGAGTGGTGACAGTGGCCGACGTCGTTGCCGCCGGCATTATCGACGGCCTCTCGCGCCTTGGCCGGAACGTTCCCGGGGATGTGGCCGTGATGGGCTACGACAACCTGCCGATTTGCCAATACACGCGGCCGCAGTTGAGCTCGATTGACCAGGGGCTTCGCGAAAAGGTGAGGGCCGTGATGGACCTTATCGAACACCCCGAGCCCGGAGCGGTTCGCATGATCGACCCGACGCGGGTGCTCAGGCAGAGCGCGTAG
- a CDS encoding glycosyltransferase, with protein sequence MVKFPDAWAGLNVALAHDWLTGMRGGEKCLEWLCAGFPRAPIYTLLHKPGSVSRTIESHEIRTSVLHRIPGIASHYRWWLPLFPWAVERFPPIDAALLISTSHCAAKALRVKPPGKHLCYCFTPMRYAWTFHDEYLGARSAKRALASPILARLRDWDRRVCDRVDRFIGISRHVCERIRRFYGREADLVYPPVDIDFYTPGKPEERRGEFDLIVSALVPYKRIDLAVRAYTRSGFPLKVVGVGTESRRLRSMAGPRIQFLGWQSNETIRDLYRSCRLLVFPGEEDFGIVPLEAQACSAPVVAFARGGALESLVPGETAVFFDEQTEDALLAAVEAAAGRHWDAARIRRNAERFGPQAFIDGIARNIAELVGEPCPNGRCATQAFARNSTAC encoded by the coding sequence ATGGTGAAATTCCCCGACGCGTGGGCCGGCCTGAATGTGGCGCTAGCCCACGACTGGCTGACCGGGATGCGGGGCGGCGAAAAATGCCTCGAGTGGCTCTGCGCAGGGTTTCCCCGCGCTCCGATTTACACGCTGCTGCACAAACCAGGATCCGTCTCGCGGACGATCGAATCGCACGAGATCCGAACGTCCGTTCTGCATCGCATTCCGGGCATTGCCTCGCACTACCGCTGGTGGCTGCCTCTTTTCCCCTGGGCGGTTGAGCGTTTCCCGCCGATTGACGCGGCCCTACTCATCAGCACGAGCCACTGCGCCGCGAAGGCGCTCCGCGTCAAACCTCCAGGCAAACACCTCTGCTATTGCTTTACGCCGATGCGGTACGCGTGGACCTTCCACGACGAATATCTTGGCGCGCGCAGCGCCAAACGCGCCCTCGCCTCGCCGATCCTCGCGCGGCTCCGGGATTGGGACCGACGAGTATGCGACCGGGTGGACCGGTTCATCGGGATCAGCCGTCACGTCTGCGAGCGCATCCGCCGTTTTTACGGACGGGAGGCGGACCTAGTTTATCCTCCGGTGGACATTGATTTTTACACTCCGGGGAAACCGGAGGAACGGCGCGGAGAATTCGATCTGATCGTTTCCGCGCTTGTGCCATACAAGCGGATCGACCTGGCGGTCCGCGCCTACACACGCAGCGGCTTTCCCCTCAAGGTCGTCGGCGTCGGTACGGAGTCGCGCCGGTTGCGCTCCATGGCGGGCCCCCGCATTCAATTTCTGGGGTGGCAGTCCAATGAAACGATTCGAGACCTTTACCGTTCCTGCCGGCTGCTCGTGTTCCCCGGCGAGGAGGATTTCGGAATCGTCCCGTTGGAGGCGCAGGCGTGTAGCGCGCCGGTTGTCGCCTTTGCGCGGGGCGGCGCGCTGGAATCGCTAGTCCCCGGCGAAACGGCTGTATTTTTCGACGAACAGACCGAGGACGCGCTGCTTGCCGCCGTGGAGGCTGCCGCGGGCCGGCACTGGGATGCGGCGCGGATTCGTCGAAACGCGGAGCGGTTCGGGCCGCAGGCGTTCATCGACGGCATCGCGCGCAATATCGCTGAGTTGGTAGGCGAACCGTGCCCGAACGGAAGATGTGCTACGCAAGCGTTTGCGCGAAATTCGACAGCCTGCTAA
- a CDS encoding histidine phosphatase family protein — MWSARRWVRVPRRHAFRGWRAALLLTISSLFALPLAGQALDIFIVRHAETLANATKLYTAFNQRHFTRDGARQIEDLTRALRPYRFDAILTSPAYRTLRTIQPYLVAANAQAEIWPELDECCWQTDPEHELTPPGDPILLEEDQRPYFALRPGAAETSPGAERYDDGIRRVRWAAAEIWRRWGGSDAVILVATHYHTGAKLIETLAESLPSGGVRLQNAKLTHLRESDGRFFIVGLNLDEPGAAAPIRASPP; from the coding sequence ATGTGGTCTGCCCGCCGCTGGGTTCGCGTCCCAAGAAGGCACGCCTTTCGGGGCTGGCGCGCGGCTCTGCTGTTAACCATCTCGTCGCTCTTCGCGCTCCCCCTCGCGGGTCAAGCGCTCGACATCTTTATCGTGCGCCATGCCGAAACGCTGGCCAACGCCACCAAACTGTATACGGCCTTCAACCAGCGCCATTTCACAAGGGACGGGGCGCGTCAGATCGAAGACCTCACCCGCGCGCTGCGTCCCTACCGGTTTGACGCCATCCTGACGAGCCCGGCGTATCGCACCCTGCGAACGATTCAGCCATATTTGGTTGCTGCCAATGCGCAGGCCGAAATCTGGCCCGAACTCGATGAATGCTGCTGGCAGACCGACCCCGAACACGAATTGACACCGCCCGGGGACCCCATTCTGCTTGAGGAGGACCAGCGGCCCTATTTCGCGCTGCGCCCGGGCGCGGCGGAAACGTCACCGGGCGCAGAACGCTATGACGACGGAATTCGCCGCGTCCGTTGGGCAGCCGCGGAAATCTGGCGCCGCTGGGGCGGATCTGACGCGGTGATCCTCGTGGCGACCCACTATCATACCGGCGCTAAGCTGATTGAAACGCTGGCCGAATCGCTGCCCTCCGGCGGCGTGCGCCTGCAAAACGCCAAACTGACCCACTTGCGCGAGTCCGATGGCCGTTTCTTTATCGTGGGGCTGAACCTCGACGAGCCTGGGGCCGCCGCTCCCATTCG